One window of the Periophthalmus magnuspinnatus isolate fPerMag1 chromosome 6, fPerMag1.2.pri, whole genome shotgun sequence genome contains the following:
- the c6h11orf58 gene encoding small acidic protein: MASSEEKHGTKRAASPVQDGASQWDSADLGSDERKQKFLRLMGASKKEHTGRLVIGDHKSTSHFRTGQEDRRMNRELEDQFQQGLDGKLSGRNQRHCGLGFSEPEPPPSETESTKPSETPREQDSQKTDSKPEPEPDPKPESRPETRPESRPESQSDQRKTFKMNFVKST; encoded by the exons ATGGCGTCATCAGAGGAAAAGCACGGCACTAAGAGAGCCGCCTCTCCCgtgcag gATGGAGCATCTCAGTGGGACTCTGCAGATTTGGGGAGCGATGAGAGAAAGCAGAAGTTCCTCCGACTTATGGGAGCCAGCAAG aAGGAGCACACGGGACGCCTGGTCATTGGAGATCACAAGTCCACATCTCACTTTCGCACAG GTCAGGAGGACAGACGTATGAACCGAGAGCTGGAGGATCAGTTTCAACAGGGACTTGACGGAAAACTGTCCGGACGAAACCAACGCCACTGTGGCCTCGGATTCAGCGAG cCTGAACCTCCTCCTTCAGAGACTGAATCCACAAAACCCTCGGAAACACCCAGAGAGCAGGACTCCCAAAAAACGGACTCAAAACCAGAACCTGAGCCAGATCCTAAACCCGAGTCCAGACCTGAAACAAGACCCGAGTCCAGACCCGAGTCTCAATCGGACCAGCGGAAAACCTTCAAAATGAACTTTGTCAAATCCACGTGA